Genomic DNA from Hordeum vulgare subsp. vulgare chromosome 2H, MorexV3_pseudomolecules_assembly, whole genome shotgun sequence:
TGTTGCTAAAAAAGATGAATTGTGAGGTGcaacaaggattattgtgatCAGACAAATGCAAATAATGTCATTTGGTTCGTCATTCAAACAATCTTGTGATTACACATTTCATTTATTAAGAACGTATAAAATTTACACATTGGATACCAAAAAGACATTTTTGCCTCTTACTCCATCTTAAATCAGCAACACTTATTTTTGCCTCTTACTCCTCTTACTCCATCTTAAGATAATTTTGTATATGAAATCGATAAAGAATTTACAAATGTAACGGAGACCACATAAGACTTCCAAATAGCATAAGTCCTGCTTGACTGGAATAAATGTGTCTAAGCAGAACACCACAAAGATGAACTGGCATCAATGTCCTGATTTAAACTTGTATCCAATCTCCATTATCTTCGCCATGAAAACTGAATCAATTGTTGTGACTCGTGACCCAATGTTTTTTTTATGATTACGCAATACCCCTAAAATGCTACTTACAATGTGTTAGATCCTCCCTTTCACTTCTCAAATAACCTTAAGATGGCACATAGAAAAGACAAACAAATTAGCTTGATCAGCTTTGCCACAAGCACACAAAAAAAGCAGCAAACAGTAAACTATGCAATAAATACTTACTGATCACATTAATGAGCTAGCAAGTATCAGAAaagctatgtgatagttataactAAAAAAGAAAGGAGGTAACTAGCATGCAACAGAAGGTTTACCACAAGACACTGTCGGTGATGATAATAACGACGGTGGGAAGCTGCAATATACTTCTGACGGTTTAGGACATGAAAGACACACCCTCTCAAGCTGCAATGTGTCGACGTCCTGCGTGTAAAAACCTCGCTTGACCGACGAGATTCCGACATAATATAGGAGCAAGTGCCTCCCGACTGCATCCGCGATTGAGCAGTCAGAATCCAGCGAGATTGTCTTCTCCATCTGCCACTGGGTGGAATTCCCACCATAGTTTCGCCGCCAAACTGTGTCCGGTTTAGGCACAAACATCAGAGTCCTGCCTTGGCTTGCCTCCACGACGACCACATCATCGCCCGAAAATCGGGCACAGGGTGGGTGGTCAACCATGGAGAACTCCATCTTACGGATGTCAAGCACGAGCAATTTTTTAATGGAACCTGAAATCCAGTAGAAGCAGCCATGTGCGTAATGGCGCCACACAAACCAAAACTTCCATGTGGATAACTGTAAGCCAGGTAACCTCCAACTCCAAGCCAGGGGTGTAATGGATCGCCGGCGCGGAGGGGTGAGGCGGTTCGGCGGGGTGGAAGCCGCTCTAGTCGAGGAAGCCGAGGAGGGGCGCGGGGTGGAGCTTGCGGAAGCGCCGGAGGAAGGCGCGGTCGGCGACGAGGCGGTGGAAGGAGACGCAGGCGGCCGAGGCGCGGATGAGGTCCTCTGGGGTGGGAAGGTGGAGGAAGATGTCCGCCAGGATCTCGTTGGGGATCGCCGGCAAGGCCATCTCCCGGCCGTTCTTCGGCGtcggtgctggcggcggcggctgtgtgGGAGTTAGCACGAGACTGTAAAAGAAGGGCTATGGGCTGACAAATTTATCTTCTTATTTCGTTGAGATAGATGGACCTCACTCGAAAAAAAAGAAAGATAAATGGCCTGTGTAGGCGTGGTGGCATTATACTCTCCAATTACGGAAGTCTGGGCGCACGCTGAGGGCCTCCACGTCAGATTAGAACattgtttagagagagagaaaagatCGACTGGGCTACCCTACATGTTATTGGTTCAGGTGGCTACCAACGATTGGGCAGTGTGATCCAGGATTGACATCGCTCTGCTCTGTTTCTCCCCCACGCACACGCGACCTCTCCTCTCATTCCCTCTCCCACACGCCTCCTCATCGCGACCCTTACCTTTGAGCCCACCGTCAGCTGGGGACGACCTCGCACCCCCGATGCTGCGCCCGCGAGCGGAGGAGCGGGGAGTGGCGGCGGTGGCCAGGCCTGGTGATGTCAGGATGATGGCGTGGTCGGAGGCGCTGTGTTGGCATGATAGCCGAGATCGAGCATCAACAGTGCCAAATGGTGCACCGCCTTCCCTCCTTCTCCCGTCGCGTCAACAAGCGTTGATGCGTGCACGGCGTCGCAGCAGCCATGGCTGACAGCTTCTTCCCACAATGACCTCCCCGAGTCGTTGCCGAGGCCCAAGGCCCCTCGACGGCAGCAATCCTCCCACCGTCAGCTCAGTGCTCACCGTCCCCTGCCCCAGGATCTCCGACCGGCTCCTCTGTGCCGCCCCGGGCTAAATAAACAAGTCTTTGATTGTGTTCTCGTTTGACGCCGTGGAGCGCGCGCGGGGTGCTCGACTGATTGATTGTGTTCTGCAAGAGTCATGG
This window encodes:
- the LOC123431214 gene encoding uncharacterized protein LOC123431214 — encoded protein: MEFSMVDHPPCARFSGDDVVVVEASQGRTLMFVPKPDTVWRRNYGGNSTQWQMEKTISLDSDCSIADAVGRHLLLYYVGISSVKRGFYTQDVDTLQLERVCLSCPKPSEVYCSFPPSLLSSPTVSCVPRHADYPGVDDAVSAPEPREANPGGVEGPTDEELTGLAGGLPCKRRCRSSRSGSRTRGGVSRWTGRRRLMLDPWWMRAWGRMRGQIKVLSRTAAAKSLGGS